The Ranitomeya imitator isolate aRanImi1 chromosome 8, aRanImi1.pri, whole genome shotgun sequence genome window below encodes:
- the MSH4 gene encoding mutS protein homolog 4 isoform X1 — protein sequence MSGFPEFSRHLLGFPAARNQTPEQSESSCYSGRESPPQSGALRPHPAPQTPAGSSLTSSQASPASIPRVTPGGSNTGQNNEAYFADRSSFADYTSAVHATSGTSGSSRKAPNSPCARKMAGGFFTKSKLQTPVTGYTVTTSSSASARSTASAFVAVVEGRGLARGEIGMASLDLKNPDVVLSQFSDSSIYVKIITKLQILTPLEILMPNTACENGKSAELFRLINENFKDASVTTVQRKYFNETKGLEYIEQLCAPEFSTVLMEIKSKYYCLAAVAALLKYVEFIQNAVYAPKSLKFCFQGSEQTAMIDSASAQNLELLVNSRDVRNNHTLYGVLNSTKTPGGSRRLRSNILEPLIDLETINTRLDCVQEFLEDEELFFSLQSVLSRFLDTEQLLSNLIQIPKQDTEKAADTKITYLISLKHTLELVEPLKAVLQKCKTPLLQAYYSSIDDPRFNIILEKIKMVINDDTRYTRGCLNMRTQKCYAVKPNINEFLDIARRTYAEIVDDIAAMISKLSDQYNLPFRTSFSTTRGFFIQMNMEGNVQESLPAEFIKVSRVKNNCSFTSVDLIKMNDRCQESLKEIYHMSYLIVCKLLTEIYEHIHCLYKLSDTVSMLDMLLSFANICTFSEYVRPEFTDTTAMKQGWHPILEKIALGKPVSNDTFISEGNNFIILTGPNMSGKSTYLKQIALCQIMAQIGSFVPAEYCSFRIAEQIFTRIGMDDDIETNASTFMKEMKEITYIIQNANEKSLIIIDELGRGTSAEEGIGICYAVCEHLIRSKAFTLFATHFLELCHLGTMYPNVQNFHFEVKQVSDKDSISYTYLLSKGQTEEKNYGLKAASLSSLPVSVLKDANEISRVVADKILQKQISSPESARQTADYQLALRLVQAARNSQLDADGLRTYLKQLKSKHSSDCAGAGHSSVQSAE from the exons AAGCTTATTTTGCGGACAGGAGTTCCTTTGCGGATTATACAAGCGCTGTCCATGCTACCTCTGGTACCAGCGGCTCTTCCAGAAAAGCTCCAAACAGTCCCTGTGCTAGAAAAATGGCCGGCGGCTTCTTTACAAAGTCCAAGCTCCAGACGCCAGTGACCGGATATACAG TGACCACTTCGTCTTCAGCATCGGCTCGGTCTACAGCTTCTGCGTTTGTGGCGGTGGTGGAAGGACGAGGACTTGCAAGAGGAGAAATTGGCATGGCTAGTTTGGATTTAAAGAACCCGGATGTGGTTTTATCTCAGTTTTCAGACAGCAGCATTTATGTGAAG ATAATAACAAAACTCCAGATTCTGACTCCCCTTGAAATCCTGATGCCGAATACTGCGTGTGAAAATGGAAAAAGCGCAGAACTGTTTCGTCTTATCAATGAAAACTTTAAG GATGCCTCTGTTACCACTGTACAGCGGAAATATTTCAATGAAACCAAAGGCCTGGAATATATAGAACAATTATGTGCCCCAGAATTTAGCACGGTCCTAATGGAAATCAAGTCTAA GTACTACTGTCTGGCTGCAGTTGCTGCTTTGCTGAAATATGTGGAATTCATCCAAAACGCAGTTTATGCTCCAAAATCCCTGAAGTTTTGCTTTCAAGGAAGTGAACAGACTGCAATGATCGACTCTGCTTCCGCTCAGAACCTCGAGCTCCTGGTGAATAGCAGAGATGTCAG AAATAATCACACCCTGtatggagtcctgaatagcactaaAACTCCCGGTGGAAGCCGCAGACTCAGATCAAATATCTTGGAACCTCTGATTGATCTGGAAACCATCAACACCAGACTGGATTGCGTCCAAGAATTTCTCGAAGACGAGGAGCTTTTCTTCAGTCTCCAGTCAG TTCTTTCAAGGTTTTTGGACACAGAACAACTTCTCTCCAATCTTATACAGATTCCAAAGCAGGATACG GAGAAAGCCGCAGATACGAAGATAACCTATCTAATCTCACTCAAGCATACTCTTGAACTCGTGGAGCCTTTAaag GCCGTACTGCAAAAATGCAAAACACCCTTACTCCAAGCATATTATTCATCAATAGATGATCCCAG ATTTAACATCATActtgaaaaaattaaaatggtAATTAATGATGATACCAGATACACCAGAGGCTGCCTGAACATGAGAACGCAGAAGTGTTACGCCGTGAAGCCAAATATCAACGAGTTCCTGGATATTGCCAGGAGGACGTATGCAGAGATTGTAGACGACATCGCTG CAATGATATCGAAGCTCTCTGATCAGTACAACTTACCGTTCAGGACCAGCTTCAGCACCACTCGAGGATTCTTCATTCAGATGAACATGGAAGGGAATGTGCAGGAATCACTCCCTGCAGAATTTATTAAG GTGTCTCGAGTGAAGAATAACTGCAGCTTCACATCAGTGGATTTGATCAAGATGAATGACCGATGTCAGGAATCTCTCAAAGAAATCTACCACATGTCTTATCT CATCGTGTGTAAACTTCTCACTGAGATCTACGAACACATCCATTGCCTCTATAAGTTGTCAGACACGGTCTCCATGCTGGACATGCTGCTCTCCTTTGCCAATATTTGTACTTTTTCTGAATACG TTCGTCCAGAATTTACAGATACAACAGCTATGAAGCAGGGCTGGCACCCAATCTTAGAAAAGATAGCCCTGGGGAAACCGGTTTCTAATGACACTTTTATAAGCGAAGGGAATAATTTCATCATACTCACCGGACCAAATATGAGCGGAAAATCAACATACTTAAAGCAGATTGCGCTGTGTCAGATAATGGCGCAGATAG GTTCATTCGTCCCAGCAGAATATTGCTCCTTCAGAATCGCCGAGCAGATATTTACCCGCATCGGAATGGACGATGATATTGAAACGAATGCCTCCACTTTCATGAAAGAAATGAAGGAG ATTACATACATCATACAGAACGCAAATGAGAAGTCCTTGATAATAATCGATGAACTGGGAAGAGGCACCAGCGCCGAAGAAGGAATTGGCATCTGCTACGCCGTCTGTGAGCACCTGATCCGATCAAAG GCTTTTACACTTTTTGCTACCCATTTTCTGGAGCTGTGTCACCTTGGCACAATGTATCCGAACGTTCAGAATTTTCACTTTGAGGTGAAGCAAGTGAGCGACAAAGACTCCATATCTTACACATACTTACTATCAAAAGGGCAAACAGAGGAGAAGAATTACG GTTTAAAGGCCGCTTCACTCTCATCATTACCCGTCTCGGTATTGAAGGATGCCAATGAAATCTCAAGGGTAGTCGCAGACAAGATTCTG CAAAAGCAGATCAGCTCGCCAGAGAGCGCCAGACAGACGGCAGACTACCAGCTAGCGCTAAGACTTGTGCAGGCTGCCAGGAATTCTCAGCTGGATGCGGACGGCCTGAGAACTTACCTAAAGCAACTGAAAAGCAAACATTCCTCCGACTGCGCTGGAGCCGGACATTCATCTGTGCAATCTGCTGAGTGA
- the MSH4 gene encoding mutS protein homolog 4 isoform X2 has translation MSGFPEFSRHLLGFPAARNQTPEQSESSCYSGRESPPQSGALRPHPAPQTPAGSSLTSSQASPASIPRVTPGGSNTGQNNEAYFADRSSFADYTSAVHATSGTSGSSRKAPNSPCARKMAGGFFTKSKLQTPVTGYTVTTSSSASARSTASAFVAVVEGRGLARGEIGMASLDLKNPDVVLSQFSDSSIYVKIITKLQILTPLEILMPNTACENGKSAELFRLINENFKDASVTTVQRKYFNETKGLEYIEQLCAPEFSTVLMEIKSKYYCLAAVAALLKYVEFIQNAVYAPKSLKFCFQGSEQTAMIDSASAQNLELLVNSRDVRNNHTLYGVLNSTKTPGGSRRLRSNILEPLIDLETINTRLDCVQEFLEDEELFFSLQSVLSRFLDTEQLLSNLIQIPKQDTEKAADTKITYLISLKHTLELVEPLKAVLQKCKTPLLQAYYSSIDDPRYTRGCLNMRTQKCYAVKPNINEFLDIARRTYAEIVDDIAAMISKLSDQYNLPFRTSFSTTRGFFIQMNMEGNVQESLPAEFIKVSRVKNNCSFTSVDLIKMNDRCQESLKEIYHMSYLIVCKLLTEIYEHIHCLYKLSDTVSMLDMLLSFANICTFSEYVRPEFTDTTAMKQGWHPILEKIALGKPVSNDTFISEGNNFIILTGPNMSGKSTYLKQIALCQIMAQIGSFVPAEYCSFRIAEQIFTRIGMDDDIETNASTFMKEMKEITYIIQNANEKSLIIIDELGRGTSAEEGIGICYAVCEHLIRSKAFTLFATHFLELCHLGTMYPNVQNFHFEVKQVSDKDSISYTYLLSKGQTEEKNYGLKAASLSSLPVSVLKDANEISRVVADKILQKQISSPESARQTADYQLALRLVQAARNSQLDADGLRTYLKQLKSKHSSDCAGAGHSSVQSAE, from the exons AAGCTTATTTTGCGGACAGGAGTTCCTTTGCGGATTATACAAGCGCTGTCCATGCTACCTCTGGTACCAGCGGCTCTTCCAGAAAAGCTCCAAACAGTCCCTGTGCTAGAAAAATGGCCGGCGGCTTCTTTACAAAGTCCAAGCTCCAGACGCCAGTGACCGGATATACAG TGACCACTTCGTCTTCAGCATCGGCTCGGTCTACAGCTTCTGCGTTTGTGGCGGTGGTGGAAGGACGAGGACTTGCAAGAGGAGAAATTGGCATGGCTAGTTTGGATTTAAAGAACCCGGATGTGGTTTTATCTCAGTTTTCAGACAGCAGCATTTATGTGAAG ATAATAACAAAACTCCAGATTCTGACTCCCCTTGAAATCCTGATGCCGAATACTGCGTGTGAAAATGGAAAAAGCGCAGAACTGTTTCGTCTTATCAATGAAAACTTTAAG GATGCCTCTGTTACCACTGTACAGCGGAAATATTTCAATGAAACCAAAGGCCTGGAATATATAGAACAATTATGTGCCCCAGAATTTAGCACGGTCCTAATGGAAATCAAGTCTAA GTACTACTGTCTGGCTGCAGTTGCTGCTTTGCTGAAATATGTGGAATTCATCCAAAACGCAGTTTATGCTCCAAAATCCCTGAAGTTTTGCTTTCAAGGAAGTGAACAGACTGCAATGATCGACTCTGCTTCCGCTCAGAACCTCGAGCTCCTGGTGAATAGCAGAGATGTCAG AAATAATCACACCCTGtatggagtcctgaatagcactaaAACTCCCGGTGGAAGCCGCAGACTCAGATCAAATATCTTGGAACCTCTGATTGATCTGGAAACCATCAACACCAGACTGGATTGCGTCCAAGAATTTCTCGAAGACGAGGAGCTTTTCTTCAGTCTCCAGTCAG TTCTTTCAAGGTTTTTGGACACAGAACAACTTCTCTCCAATCTTATACAGATTCCAAAGCAGGATACG GAGAAAGCCGCAGATACGAAGATAACCTATCTAATCTCACTCAAGCATACTCTTGAACTCGTGGAGCCTTTAaag GCCGTACTGCAAAAATGCAAAACACCCTTACTCCAAGCATATTATTCATCAATAGATGATCCCAG ATACACCAGAGGCTGCCTGAACATGAGAACGCAGAAGTGTTACGCCGTGAAGCCAAATATCAACGAGTTCCTGGATATTGCCAGGAGGACGTATGCAGAGATTGTAGACGACATCGCTG CAATGATATCGAAGCTCTCTGATCAGTACAACTTACCGTTCAGGACCAGCTTCAGCACCACTCGAGGATTCTTCATTCAGATGAACATGGAAGGGAATGTGCAGGAATCACTCCCTGCAGAATTTATTAAG GTGTCTCGAGTGAAGAATAACTGCAGCTTCACATCAGTGGATTTGATCAAGATGAATGACCGATGTCAGGAATCTCTCAAAGAAATCTACCACATGTCTTATCT CATCGTGTGTAAACTTCTCACTGAGATCTACGAACACATCCATTGCCTCTATAAGTTGTCAGACACGGTCTCCATGCTGGACATGCTGCTCTCCTTTGCCAATATTTGTACTTTTTCTGAATACG TTCGTCCAGAATTTACAGATACAACAGCTATGAAGCAGGGCTGGCACCCAATCTTAGAAAAGATAGCCCTGGGGAAACCGGTTTCTAATGACACTTTTATAAGCGAAGGGAATAATTTCATCATACTCACCGGACCAAATATGAGCGGAAAATCAACATACTTAAAGCAGATTGCGCTGTGTCAGATAATGGCGCAGATAG GTTCATTCGTCCCAGCAGAATATTGCTCCTTCAGAATCGCCGAGCAGATATTTACCCGCATCGGAATGGACGATGATATTGAAACGAATGCCTCCACTTTCATGAAAGAAATGAAGGAG ATTACATACATCATACAGAACGCAAATGAGAAGTCCTTGATAATAATCGATGAACTGGGAAGAGGCACCAGCGCCGAAGAAGGAATTGGCATCTGCTACGCCGTCTGTGAGCACCTGATCCGATCAAAG GCTTTTACACTTTTTGCTACCCATTTTCTGGAGCTGTGTCACCTTGGCACAATGTATCCGAACGTTCAGAATTTTCACTTTGAGGTGAAGCAAGTGAGCGACAAAGACTCCATATCTTACACATACTTACTATCAAAAGGGCAAACAGAGGAGAAGAATTACG GTTTAAAGGCCGCTTCACTCTCATCATTACCCGTCTCGGTATTGAAGGATGCCAATGAAATCTCAAGGGTAGTCGCAGACAAGATTCTG CAAAAGCAGATCAGCTCGCCAGAGAGCGCCAGACAGACGGCAGACTACCAGCTAGCGCTAAGACTTGTGCAGGCTGCCAGGAATTCTCAGCTGGATGCGGACGGCCTGAGAACTTACCTAAAGCAACTGAAAAGCAAACATTCCTCCGACTGCGCTGGAGCCGGACATTCATCTGTGCAATCTGCTGAGTGA